Proteins from a genomic interval of Lentimicrobiaceae bacterium:
- a CDS encoding M64 family metallo-endopeptidase — protein MSLIKKRLFRFAFLLFSGAFIAGCSKDDKDPIAQQNIFRIDQTTISVPDGSSVKVKVSSPAGTLWKVTTPGVYWLTVTPTSATGDGEITIAASKVIYREKRVAIVSVVTEDTKIDASSRSVYINVTGAVPNTAPAAPVKAVYPANGAKDVPEVYMRLQWSDAIDPDGDRISYSVEYSADQKTWTKSNQYYETPSCTFFSKLTGNTTYYWRVVAKDAFGAESPVSSVFSFTTAAESGSWKDGEVRLFQDNGNGSKDAFTLIVTGDGFTASDMVAAGNWENLSLTAINALFENAEPYKTYRSYVRVYRIAGISPQSGISQHLSGDQTGICTNVVKTKFGTMYDNVSSSAWTGLFDNPSPSTGGCFDKVFNWADSCLVTKNIHLSKNYAVLVLQNVSHYNGTVNYFWDKGKNRTMGFVCNCPGTSGTQTGFENVIVHEIGGHAIGHLADLYQTAPTATLTEEKRKGTLEFQTYGWYQNVDVSGDKTKSQWAQIFSSADYSVYYQKVGYFEGARSVGKGIWRAESDNSCMNDNRFYYDAASRYSIVNQLKTAAGETSSWADFVNKDYDHGNVVVSTKSATVPGVPMLPEPIVWKR, from the coding sequence GCTTTTATTGCTGGCTGTAGTAAAGATGATAAAGATCCAATTGCGCAACAAAATATTTTCAGGATAGATCAGACCACTATTTCTGTTCCGGATGGTTCTTCTGTGAAAGTAAAGGTTAGCTCGCCGGCAGGTACTCTATGGAAAGTAACAACTCCAGGGGTCTATTGGTTGACTGTTACCCCAACCAGCGCAACCGGCGACGGAGAAATTACAATAGCTGCTTCAAAGGTTATTTACCGGGAGAAAAGAGTGGCTATTGTATCAGTTGTAACAGAGGATACCAAGATTGATGCCTCTTCACGCTCAGTCTATATAAATGTAACAGGCGCTGTTCCCAATACGGCTCCTGCAGCTCCTGTAAAGGCTGTTTATCCGGCTAACGGAGCAAAAGATGTACCTGAAGTTTATATGCGTTTGCAATGGAGTGATGCGATAGATCCTGATGGTGACCGGATTAGCTACTCTGTTGAATATTCGGCGGACCAGAAGACTTGGACCAAGAGTAATCAGTATTATGAAACTCCTTCCTGTACATTCTTTTCCAAGTTGACGGGTAACACAACCTATTATTGGCGGGTAGTGGCGAAAGACGCTTTTGGTGCAGAATCACCTGTGAGTTCTGTCTTTTCGTTTACAACTGCAGCCGAATCGGGTTCCTGGAAAGATGGGGAAGTTCGTTTGTTTCAGGATAACGGAAACGGAAGTAAGGATGCCTTTACTCTTATTGTTACAGGTGACGGTTTTACAGCAAGTGATATGGTCGCAGCCGGGAACTGGGAAAACCTCTCCTTAACCGCCATAAATGCACTGTTCGAAAATGCAGAACCTTATAAAACTTATCGTTCATATGTCCGGGTATATCGGATAGCCGGAATCTCACCCCAATCTGGCATTTCTCAGCATCTGTCTGGTGATCAGACCGGTATCTGTACAAATGTTGTCAAAACTAAGTTTGGCACGATGTACGATAATGTTTCAAGTAGTGCCTGGACCGGTTTGTTTGATAATCCGAGTCCATCGACTGGTGGTTGTTTTGATAAGGTATTTAACTGGGCCGATTCTTGTCTGGTCACCAAGAATATACACTTGTCGAAGAATTATGCTGTTTTAGTGCTACAGAATGTGTCTCATTACAATGGAACCGTCAACTACTTTTGGGATAAGGGCAAGAACCGCACGATGGGATTTGTTTGCAATTGCCCGGGGACTTCGGGTACGCAAACCGGCTTTGAGAATGTAATTGTACATGAGATCGGAGGTCATGCCATTGGGCATTTGGCTGATTTGTATCAGACTGCACCGACTGCAACACTCACTGAAGAAAAGAGAAAGGGAACACTGGAATTTCAGACATACGGGTGGTACCAGAATGTGGATGTATCCGGTGATAAGACGAAATCTCAATGGGCACAAATATTTTCTTCTGCAGATTATTCGGTTTATTATCAGAAAGTTGGTTATTTTGAAGGAGCCCGTTCTGTAGGAAAAGGGATCTGGCGTGCTGAGTCAGACAATTCGTGCATGAATGATAACCGTTTCTATTATGATGCAGCTAGCCGATATTCGATCGTTAATCAGCTTAAAACGGCAGCCGGAGAAACTTCATCATGGGCTGATTTTGTAAATAAAGATTATGACCATGGTAATGTAGTTGTATCTACGAAGAGTGCGACGGTTCCTGGTGTGCCAATGTTGCCTGAACCCATTGTATGGAAAAGATAG